TTTTACGAGCGGGTTCACTGTAACATTGCTTGCCCATTGGAGTGAACGATACCAGAATACTTCGGCAAAATGGTTAGAACAAGCGGTAATTCAGGCGGTAAAAATTATTGGTGGGATTGGATTGGTGTTAACCTTAATCTTATACTTTGGTCGCGGTATTTTTGTTTCATTAGTTTATGGGTACGGAAAATTTCAACCTCAGCTGGTTAACGAGGTGGCGCAAGTATTCGGGATTTTTGTGTTAAGTTTAACCCCCTATTTTTTATCCCAGATTTATGTGCGAGCGATTTTAGTCAGAAAACAGACCCAATTCCTATTATATCTCTCACTATTTCGCACCGTAGCGACTATTGTTTTAAATTGGTTCTTTATGCAACGGTTTGGTGTTACCGGAATCGCAGCATCAACAACGATAGTTTCCGCCTGTGCTTTAGGTTTGCTGATTTTCTTCTTACATTTCTTTTCCGGAAATCAAGAGAACACTCAATGTAGAGTTTAATATGCTCAATATCTATTGGAACCGTAACCGAACGAATCGTCTCGAACCACCACCTTGGATACAACACCATTATGAAGTAGAACGGACGTTTGCTCAACAAATTAGACAAACCGAGAAAAACTCCGCTGCGCGAAGGAAATTATTGCAAGAAGCATATGCGCAAGTTACTGAAATCCAGATGAATTATCCAGGCGGATTCCCGGCTGAAACCAAAGAGGCACAATATCTCTGTTCGATTATTGAATCAATCCCTACAAAGGGACGTAAGGTTCTTGAAGTCGGTTGTGGCACTGGAAATCTCGCTATTGCTTTAGCAGAAAAAGGATTTGAGATTGTCGGACTAGACCTTGACCAGCAACGGATTCAACGCGCGCTAGCTAAAACGAACTTGTTTACCAATCGTGTTACGCTGTACATGTCGGATATTATGACAGTTGACTCTAACTTGGTTCCGGATAATAGTTTCGATATAGTCGTGAATGATAATGTTCTGGAACATATTGTACCAGATGAAGCTGATGATTTTATTGTTCGATGTAAATCTAAACTTAAACCAGGCGGATGGTTGGTTACCGTAACGCCGAACCGTTTTATCGGTCCGTATGATGTTAGCCGCCATTTTCTTCCTAAAGGAACTCCGGCTCAAGGACTACATTTAAAAGAATATAGTTTTCAGGAGTTAATCGAATTAATCAGTCGAAATGAATTCAACAAGATTATAACACTTCCCGCTGCCGCAAGTATTTCTGTGAAATTGGGGTGCAAAAAAGGGGCTCGTATCTGGATGTATAAATCTAAATTATTTGAAACCATTTTAGGTTATGTACCGGCCGGGATACGTGGTGAAAAGATTTTTCGGCTTCTGGTAAGCGACATTATTCTCGCACAAAAATGAACTATGTCGAACCATAGAACGAAAAAAAAGATATTATTTATTATTCCGTCATTAGTCGGTGGTGGCGCGGAAAAAGTTATGCTTTTACTCCTAGAGCATCTCAATCGAGACCGGTTTCAACCGCAGTTACTAGTTTTTGAAAATAGAACCGATTACCGAACGGAACTCCCCGCTGATATTAACCTGACTTCGCTGAATAAACGAACACGATGGGGTAATTTGCGAATTCCTATTGCATTAGCCCAAGCGTTCAAATCAATAGCACCAGATTTGATTTGTAGTTTTCTAACGACAACGAACTGGATGTGTTTGCTTGCGAGAAAAATTGCTAATGTATCGACCCCGCTCGTTATTTCAGAGCGGAACTATCTAAGTGAAAACCTAACGCAACAGAACTGGCAATCGGTGCATCGTTGGTTCATTCGTCGATTGTATCCGGAAGCGGACAGCATTGTTTGTATTTCTGAAGGTATAAAGGTTGATTTAGTGAATAATTTTCGAG
The genomic region above belongs to bacterium and contains:
- a CDS encoding class I SAM-dependent methyltransferase → MLNIYWNRNRTNRLEPPPWIQHHYEVERTFAQQIRQTEKNSAARRKLLQEAYAQVTEIQMNYPGGFPAETKEAQYLCSIIESIPTKGRKVLEVGCGTGNLAIALAEKGFEIVGLDLDQQRIQRALAKTNLFTNRVTLYMSDIMTVDSNLVPDNSFDIVVNDNVLEHIVPDEADDFIVRCKSKLKPGGWLVTVTPNRFIGPYDVSRHFLPKGTPAQGLHLKEYSFQELIELISRNEFNKIITLPAAASISVKLGCKKGARIWMYKSKLFETILGYVPAGIRGEKIFRLLVSDIILAQK